In one Silene latifolia isolate original U9 population chromosome 10, ASM4854445v1, whole genome shotgun sequence genomic region, the following are encoded:
- the LOC141608681 gene encoding receptor-like protein EIX1, producing MKAFYHLVLFVLTYNVLLSSPCISHPKIGHNRTNNIQCINKEREALLHFKHGITYDACGLLDSWGTHTDCCQWYGVLCSNLTGHVIKLSLVGESSYGDHPCLEGAVSPFLGELTHLTHLNLSYNQFVGEIPHHLGNLSKLATLDLSYSYSSPFDVQKSLMWISRLNLLRYLDLSDTGLTLVTNWMTIVSNIKYLNVLRMKGCQLSPDIPSSLTYVNSSATLHYVDLSNNDFNDSLIFQWLFDFPSITTQLVHLDLSYNDFEGPIPSEFRNLHSLSFLSLSDNGFEGSLNKSIGELSNLEQLYVKYNNFNDELADVIQSFVNCGNMKLIILELSLNSFRGAIPYSISSFSSLRELHLGYNNLTGKLSQGISQLTKLEILDVSSNSLEGTLTHAHFDKLLRLRELHLSDNLRLVINMAADWIPPFQLDVIDLRSCEVGPKFPKWLQLQTNFSYFDVSNTGIFDTIPISFWNSFSSNWICLSINFPYLDMSFNQFYGMLPNLKLQTNFSNPFSIIDLSSNLFEGVIPSGFGNTGSLYLNDNRFSDYSNILCPKIKTNLQELDLSNNLFSEELPDCWMNFSYLKSLYLENNELWGRIPNSIGSLRYLQILDLHNNSFSGRFPSAFKNCTALVMLNIGYNLLNGNIPPWIGDAYQYLNVLILRKNNFLGEIPESMCKLNSLQILDLAINHLSGVIPNCIGNFLAMRVIENQFGGPCIPGLISLPCPVTDLGSGGRTTTISWKKVEQKFQETIMFVKYIDLSGNKLRGDIPYGISILNGLESLDLSNNKLSGNIPFEIGNLTALELLDLSNNNLTGEIPASLAKVTTLGIMNVSNNNLSGEIPVSTQLQSFDASSYAGNAGLCGAPLPSCSKDQAPSNVPSGDITSVQNKHDDFGFFLGLYISVVLGFIVGFWGVCGTLVIKTSWRYAYFRFLDNIKDKIM from the coding sequence ATGAAAGCATTCTATCACCTTGTCCTCTTTGTACTTACATACAATGTACTACTGTCGTCCCCTTGTATTAGTCACCCTAAAATCGGTCATAACCGTACAAATAATATCCAATGTATTAACAAGGAGAGGGAAGCCCTGCTCCATTTCAAACATGGTATCACATACGATGCTTGTGGGCTGCTCGATTCTTGGGGAACCCACACCGACTGCTGTCAATGGTATGGGGTGCTCTGTAGTAACCTAACTGGTCATGTCATCAAGCTCAGCTTAGTAGGGGAGTCTTCATATGGTGACCATCCATGTCTAGAAGGTGCAGTGAGTCCTTTCCTAGGTGAGTTAACACATTTGACACATTTGAACCTAAGCTATAATCAGTTTGTTGGGGAAATACCTCATCATTTGGGCAATCTTTCTAAATTAGCAACTTTAGATCTAAGTTATTCTTATTCTTCTCCTTTTGACGTCCAAAAAAGTTTAATGTGGATTTCTCGCCTAAATTTGTTGAGATACCTTGATTTAAGTGATACGGGTCTAACTTTAGTCACGAATTGGATGACAATTGTTAGCAATATAAAATACTTAAATGTTCTACGTATGAAAGGTTGTCAACTTTCTCCCGATATTCCATCATCACTTACATATGTTAATTCATCCGCCACTCTCCATTACGTCGATCTTTCTAATAATGACTTCAATGACAGCTTAATATTTCAGTGGTTATTCGACTTCCCTAGTATCACTACACAACTTGTACATCTTGATCTTTCCTATAATGATTTTGAAGGTCCCATCCCAAGCGAGTTCCGGAATTTACACTCCCTTTCGTTTCTCTCCCTTTCTGATAATGGATTTGAAGGGAGTCTTAATAAAAGCATTGGTGAGTTATCCAACTTGGAACAACTCTACGTGAAGTATAATAACTTCAATGATGAGCTAGCAGATGTTATCCAATCTTTTGTTAATTGTGGCAACATgaaactaataatactagaacTGAGCCTAAATAGTTTTCGGGGTGCAATTCCTTACAGTATTAGCTCATTTTCCTCGTTGAGGGAATTACACCTTGGGTATAACAATCTTACAGGCAAGCTTAGTCAAGGTATAAGTCAACTTACTAAGCTTGAAATATTGGATGTTTCCTCCAACTCTTTGGAAGGTACTCTTACCCATGCTCACTTTGATAAGCTTTTAAGATTACGCGAACTACATTTGTCTGATAACTTGAGATTGGTAATAAACATGGCTGCGGATTGGATTCCTCCATTTCAACTAGATGTTATCGATCTGAGATCTTGCGAGGTAGGCCCAAAATTTCCAAAGTGGCTGCAATTACAAACAAATTTCTCATACTTTGATGTCTCAAATACAGGCATTTTTGACACTATTCCTATTTCCTTCTGGAACTCGTTCTCATCCAATTGGATATGTCTTTCAATCAATTTTCCATACTTGGATATGTCTTTCAATCAATTTTATGGGATGCTCCCAAATCTGAAGTTACAAACAAATTTCTCAAATCCTTTTTCAATAATAGACTTGAGTTCAAATCTGTTTGAAGGTGTTATACCATCAGGCTTTGGAAACACAGGATCTTTATACCTTAATGATAATAGGTTTTCTGACTACTCTAATATCTTATGTCCCAAAATCAAAACTAATTTACAAGAGCTTGACTTGTCAAATAACTTATTTTCTGAGGAGCTTCCAGATTGTTGGATGAATTTTAGTTACCTAAAAAGCCTATACTTGGAAAATAATGAATTATGGGGACGTATTCCCAACTCCATTGGTAGCTTGCGCTATCTTCAGATTCTTGACCTTCATAACAATAGCTTTTCAGGACGTTTTCCGTCTGCATTTAAGAATTGTACGGCCTTGGTTATGCTAAATATAGGATACAATTTACTTAATGGGAACATACCTCCATGGATTGGTGATGCTTATCAATATTTAAATGTTCTTATCCTCCGAAAAAACAATTTTTTGGGAGAAATACCTGAAAGTATGTGCAAACTCAACTCTCTCCAAATATTAGACCTTGCAATTAATCACCTCTCAGGTGTAATTCCCAATTGCATTGGTAATTTTTTGGCGATGAGGGTGATAGAAAATCAATTTGGGGGGCCTTGCATACCTGGTTTAATATCACTTCCCTGTCCGGTGACCGATTTAGGAAGTGGGGGTAGAACAACAACTATTTCATGGAAAAAAGTGGAGCAGAAATTCCAAGAAACGATTATGTTTGTTAAATATATTGATCTTTCGGGTAACAAGTTGAGGGGGGATATTCCGTATGGGATATCAATTCTTAATGGACTCGAATCCTTGGATTTATCAAACAACAAATTGAGTGGTAACATTCCCTTTGAAATTGGAAACCTTACGGCTTTAGAGCTTCTTGATCTGTCAAATAACAATCTTACTGGAGAAATACCTGCAAGCCTTGCCAAAGTGACTACTCTCGGAATCATGAATGTATCCAACAATAACTTATCCGGGGAAATTCCAGTTAGCACTCAGTTGCAGAGCTTTGATGCGTCATCATATGCCGGAAACGCGGGGCTTTGTGGCGCGCCGCTCCCAAGTTGTTCAAAAGATCAAGCGCCTTCCAATGTACCCAGTGGAGATATTACTAGTGTGCAAAACAAGCATGACGACTTTGGCTTTTTCCTTGGACTGTACATAAGTGTGGTGCTTGGGTTTATTGTCGGGTTTTGGGGAGTTTGTGGCACTTTAGTTATCAAAACATCGTGGAGGTATGCCTATTTCCGGTTCCTTGACAACATCAAAGACAAGATCATGTGa
- the LOC141608682 gene encoding uncharacterized protein LOC141608682, translating into MDWRDKWIHGCSLAQLTNLSNAAVVSKPRLQVSTLQDSDGTWNSDMIVQICGNEALPFILSIATPSVDDADELYWKLTGNGQYSSNSAYAFAFSNLWSSRATIKDRFRFSIQSKDFCKKELWSLPINNKWKIFLWKIFSNSLSCGEEALKRDLSWNFQCLTCNSDPPSTESLCHIFRDCPFAARIWFASPLGIRSCSGDTIPIQQWIINWPRFFKKNDNFASTISAFVSSLWHLWCLRNQIRFHDSPANLDGTLRLINTDAINNSWANTQLQGQSSSQSLVDPEECHGASTIINHYPYMLMGSKLCMSLSIRIKCDATWKSNYKATWGWYFQDHSGSIFHFDNSSFWAKSALQAEAMALKAAIMDATSQGFRHLDIASDCLNLSLGA; encoded by the exons ATGGATTGGAGGGATAAATGGATTCACGGTTGTTCACTTGCTCAGCTAACTAATTTGAGTAATGCTGCTGTTGTGTCCAAACCCCGACTCCAAGTTTCGACTTTGCAAGATTCAGATGGTACCTGGAATTCTGATATGATTGTTCAAATATGTGGGAATGAGGCTTTACCGTTCATTCTATCTATTGCTACTCCTTCTGTGGACGATGCTGATGAGCTTTATTGGAAATTAACGGGAAATGGCCAGTATTCTAGTAACAGTGCTTATGCATTTGCTTTCTCCAACCTTTGGAGTTCAAGAGCTACAATTAAGGACAGGTTTCGATTCTCTATCCAATCGAAAGACTTCTGCAAAAAGGAGTTATGGTCTTTACCAATTAATAATAAGTGGAAGATATTCTTATGGAAGATCTTCTCTAATTCCTTATCTTGTGGTGAAGAAGCTTTGAAGCGAGATCTCTCTTGGAATTTTCAGTGCTTGACTTGCAATTCAGACCCACCGTCTACTGAATCTTTGTGCCATATTTTTCGAGATTGTCCTTTTGCAGCACGAATCTGGTTTGCTTCTCCACTAGGCATTCGAAGTTGTTCTGGAGACACAATTCCTATTCAGCAATGGATCATTAATTGGCCTCGATTTTTCAAGAAAAATGATAATTTTGCGTCAACCATCTCAGCTTTCGTCAGCAGCTTATGGCATTTGTGGTGTTTACGGAATCAAATACGTTTCCATGACTCTCCTGCTAATTTGGATGGCACTCTACGTTTAATCAATACTGACGCCATTAATAATTCATGGGCAAATACTCAGTTGCAGGGCCAATCATCTTCTCAATCTTTGGTTGATCCTGAGGAGTGTCATGGGGCGTCAACTATTATCAATCACTACCCATATATGTTGATGGGATCTAAGTTATGTATGTCCCTTTCAATCCGTATCAAGTGTGACGCAACTTGGAAATCAAACTATAAAGCTACATGGGGTTGGTATTTTCAAGATCACTCGGGTTCTATCTTTCACTTCGATAACTCTTCCTTTTGGGCGAAGTCTGCTCTCCAAGCTGAAGCAATGGCACTTAAAGCGGCTATTATGGATGCTACATCACAGGGTTTTCGTCATTTAGACATAGCTTCTGACTGCTTGAATCTG TCACTGGGTGCGTGA